A genome region from Solirubrobacter pauli includes the following:
- a CDS encoding glycosyltransferase has protein sequence MIGYYVHHQGDGHVLRAQAIAAQLGEPVTGISSRPRPDGWAGPWLQLARDDDPEPADGVDATAGGALHWAPTGHPGLRERMAQIAAWVATYAPRLVVVDVSVEVTVLVRSMGVPTIVMGIPGVREDRAHQLGYRLADAIVAPWPEWAPVLRGGEPWADKLHAVGAISRFDGRERAEHEDGPPNVVVLSGRGGTELSLTMLAEAERATPGWSWTVLGPPSDRWVDDPWPLLCGADVVVTHAGQNALADVAAAGRPAIVIPQPRPHDEQHATARALGEAGLAVVRPTWPEPDEWDALLSQALDRGGAGWARWHTGTGAERAAAVLQELAWAPQ, from the coding sequence GTGATCGGCTACTACGTCCACCACCAAGGCGACGGCCACGTCCTGCGCGCCCAGGCGATCGCGGCGCAGCTGGGTGAGCCGGTGACCGGGATCAGCTCGCGCCCGCGCCCGGACGGCTGGGCGGGCCCGTGGCTGCAGCTGGCACGCGACGACGACCCCGAGCCCGCCGACGGCGTGGACGCGACCGCCGGCGGCGCGCTGCACTGGGCGCCGACCGGGCATCCCGGCCTGCGCGAGCGGATGGCGCAGATCGCCGCCTGGGTCGCGACGTACGCGCCGCGCCTGGTCGTGGTCGACGTGTCGGTCGAGGTCACCGTGCTCGTGCGCTCGATGGGCGTGCCGACGATCGTCATGGGCATCCCGGGCGTGCGCGAGGACCGCGCGCACCAGCTCGGCTACCGGCTGGCCGACGCGATCGTCGCGCCCTGGCCCGAGTGGGCGCCGGTGCTCCGCGGCGGCGAGCCGTGGGCGGACAAGCTGCACGCGGTCGGCGCGATCTCGCGCTTCGACGGCCGCGAGCGCGCCGAGCACGAGGACGGGCCGCCGAACGTCGTCGTCCTGTCCGGCCGCGGCGGCACGGAGCTGTCGCTGACGATGCTGGCCGAGGCCGAGCGCGCGACGCCCGGCTGGAGCTGGACCGTCCTCGGTCCCCCGTCGGACCGCTGGGTCGACGACCCCTGGCCGCTGCTCTGCGGCGCCGACGTGGTCGTCACCCACGCCGGCCAGAACGCGCTCGCGGACGTCGCCGCCGCGGGCCGCCCGGCGATCGTGATCCCGCAACCTCGCCCGCACGACGAGCAGCACGCGACCGCGCGGGCGCTGGGCGAGGCCGGCCTGGCGGTCGTCCGCCCGACCTGGCCTGAGCCGGACGAGTGGGACGCGCTGCTGAGCCAGGCGCTCGACCGCGGCGGCGCCGGCTGGGCGCGCTGGCACACCGGCACGGGCGCCGAGCGAGCGGCCGCGGTGCTGCAGGAGCTGGCGTGGGCACCGCAGTGA
- the gcvA gene encoding transcriptional regulator GcvA yields the protein MKTSQLPSLNAIRAFEAASRHLSFRLAAEELGVTQGAVAQHVRGLEDHLGVMLFDRLPRTLALTEPGRRYAGTIRRAFELIVEATAAVQPEPLRLQISVTPTFAAKWLLPRLGDFTARHPDLDLGIVATDRRATFHSDDVDLAVRFGRAPEATNVVADLLFHEELIAVCTPALLADAELPLTADVLRQHTLLHDSHGQWPRFVETVLGGSAAGATKGARFNQTALAIDAALSGQGIALTSRHFVERDLAAGRLVNPFAASLDSDAAFYVVTSRRPRHPAQTAAVKAWLLSHRPPYADS from the coding sequence ATGAAGACGAGCCAGCTGCCGTCGCTCAACGCGATCCGCGCCTTCGAGGCCGCCTCCCGCCACCTGAGCTTCCGGCTCGCCGCCGAAGAGCTCGGCGTGACCCAGGGCGCGGTCGCCCAGCACGTGCGCGGCCTGGAGGACCACCTCGGCGTGATGCTGTTCGACCGCCTCCCGCGCACGCTCGCCCTCACCGAGCCGGGACGGCGATACGCGGGCACGATCCGGCGCGCCTTCGAGCTGATCGTGGAAGCCACCGCGGCCGTGCAGCCCGAGCCGCTGCGACTGCAGATCAGCGTCACCCCGACGTTCGCCGCCAAGTGGCTGCTGCCACGGCTCGGTGACTTCACGGCCCGCCACCCCGATCTGGACCTCGGGATCGTCGCCACCGACCGGCGCGCCACCTTCCACAGCGACGACGTGGACCTCGCCGTGCGCTTCGGCCGTGCCCCCGAGGCCACCAACGTCGTCGCCGACCTGCTCTTCCACGAGGAGCTGATCGCGGTCTGCACCCCCGCCCTCCTCGCGGACGCGGAGCTCCCGCTCACCGCCGACGTGCTCAGGCAGCACACCCTGCTGCACGACTCCCACGGCCAGTGGCCGCGGTTCGTCGAGACCGTCCTCGGCGGGTCCGCCGCCGGCGCCACCAAGGGCGCGCGCTTCAACCAGACCGCGCTGGCCATCGACGCCGCCCTCAGCGGCCAGGGCATCGCGCTCACCAGCCGCCACTTCGTCGAGCGCGACCTCGCCGCCGGCCGCCTCGTCAACCCGTTCGCCGCGTCGCTCGACAGCGACGCCGCGTTCTACGTCGTCACCTCACGTCGCCCGCGCCATCCGGCGCAGACCGCCGCCGTCAAGGCCTGGCTGCTGTCCCACCGTCCGCCCTACGCCGACTCCTGA
- a CDS encoding Type 1 glutamine amidotransferase-like domain-containing protein, with amino-acid sequence MLLLASRGIPDLRSHLRARGPRAVLVPTAANPLGDPGIAEEVERELVGAGLRVDRLDLEAVDATAVRAAVTGADVVAVSGGDPFHLLAAARRTGFGAATAEALAAGAVYVGYSAGAMVAGPTLAPLRLTSPLTPPPDLELAGLGLTEVLVLPHDDRHGRAAKNAQAVAAYPGVRAIPLRDGDFVVVDGSGVGVRRRQPTSTSR; translated from the coding sequence GTGCTGCTGCTGGCCTCACGCGGCATCCCGGACCTGCGCTCGCACCTGCGTGCCCGCGGTCCGCGCGCCGTGCTCGTGCCGACCGCGGCCAACCCGCTGGGTGACCCGGGCATCGCCGAGGAGGTCGAGCGCGAGCTCGTCGGCGCCGGGCTGCGCGTGGACCGGCTCGACCTCGAAGCGGTGGACGCGACCGCGGTCCGCGCGGCCGTCACCGGGGCCGACGTGGTCGCCGTGTCCGGCGGGGACCCGTTCCACCTGCTCGCCGCGGCCCGCCGGACCGGGTTCGGCGCCGCCACGGCGGAGGCACTCGCCGCGGGCGCCGTGTACGTCGGCTACAGCGCCGGGGCGATGGTGGCCGGCCCGACGCTCGCGCCACTGCGGCTGACGTCGCCGCTCACCCCGCCGCCGGACCTCGAGCTCGCGGGGCTCGGGCTGACCGAGGTGCTCGTGCTCCCGCACGACGACCGCCACGGCCGCGCCGCCAAGAACGCGCAAGCCGTCGCCGCGTACCCCGGCGTGCGGGCGATCCCGCTGCGCGACGGCGACTTCGTGGTCGTGGACGGGTCCGGCGTGGGCGTGCGGCGGCGCCAACCCACCTCAACCTCGAGGTAA
- a CDS encoding glycosyltransferase family 2 protein, whose amino-acid sequence MRTAVITLVAGRHDHLRRQRAALDPGVHHVVVAMGEGEVERCRAVLGDRSDVIGVDATPAGLPLARARNAGAEHALEHGAELLVFLDVDCIPSATLLPRYRDAAATTDAALLCGPVGYLPPGADGDLHALAQPHPARPVPAEDELVPGGDHALFWTLSFAVTAGTWRRIGGFCEAYVGYGGEDTDFGQLAARAGVELVWVGGAWAYHQHHETQSPPVQHLADIVRNGGLFRDRWGWWPMGGWLQAFAERGLVRHDAATDRWVLA is encoded by the coding sequence GTGCGCACCGCGGTGATCACGCTCGTGGCCGGGCGCCACGACCACCTGCGGCGCCAGCGCGCGGCGCTCGACCCGGGCGTCCATCACGTGGTCGTCGCGATGGGCGAGGGCGAGGTCGAGCGGTGCCGCGCCGTGCTCGGCGACCGCAGCGACGTGATCGGCGTCGACGCCACGCCCGCGGGGCTGCCACTCGCCCGCGCGCGCAACGCCGGCGCCGAGCACGCGCTCGAGCACGGCGCCGAGCTGCTCGTCTTCCTCGACGTCGACTGCATCCCGAGCGCGACGCTGCTGCCGCGCTACCGCGACGCCGCCGCGACGACGGACGCCGCGCTGCTGTGCGGGCCGGTCGGCTACCTCCCGCCGGGCGCGGACGGCGACCTCCACGCGCTCGCACAGCCGCACCCGGCGCGGCCCGTGCCCGCCGAGGACGAGCTCGTGCCCGGCGGCGACCACGCGCTGTTCTGGACGCTCTCGTTCGCCGTCACGGCGGGGACGTGGCGGCGGATCGGCGGGTTCTGCGAGGCCTACGTGGGCTACGGCGGGGAGGACACCGACTTCGGCCAGCTCGCCGCACGGGCGGGGGTCGAGCTCGTCTGGGTCGGCGGCGCGTGGGCGTACCACCAGCACCACGAGACGCAGTCGCCGCCCGTGCAGCATCTCGCGGACATCGTCCGCAACGGCGGCCTCTTCCGCGACCGCTGGGGGTGGTGGCCGATGGGCGGCTGGCTGCAGGCGTTCGCCGAGCGCGGCCTGGTCCGGCACGACGCCGCGACCGATCGATGGGTGTTGGCCTGA
- a CDS encoding SDR family oxidoreductase produces the protein MTAEKVAIVVAGGSGMGAAAARRLAGDGFRVAVLSSSGKGEALARELGGFGVTGSNRSNEDLRRLVDGTLERWGRVDVLVNSAGHGPRAPIVELTDEQWQAGMETYFLNVARSVRLVAPVMQRQRGGSIVNISTAWVIEPSHMFPTSAVFRAGLAAYTKLFAGAYAADNVRINNVLPGWIDSLPATEERAQSVPMQRYGTSEEVAAAIAFLASGESSYITGQSLRVDGGVVRAL, from the coding sequence ATGACGGCAGAAAAAGTAGCGATTGTGGTGGCGGGTGGAAGCGGGATGGGGGCGGCCGCCGCGCGGCGCCTTGCCGGTGACGGCTTCCGGGTGGCGGTGCTGTCCTCGTCGGGCAAAGGCGAAGCCCTGGCGCGTGAGCTGGGCGGATTCGGCGTCACCGGCTCGAACCGGTCGAACGAGGACCTGCGGCGCCTGGTCGACGGGACGCTGGAGCGCTGGGGGCGCGTGGACGTGCTGGTCAACAGCGCGGGCCACGGGCCGCGCGCGCCGATCGTCGAGCTCACCGACGAGCAGTGGCAGGCGGGGATGGAGACCTACTTCCTCAACGTCGCCCGCTCGGTGCGCCTCGTCGCCCCGGTCATGCAGCGCCAGCGTGGTGGCTCGATCGTGAACATCTCGACCGCGTGGGTGATCGAGCCGAGCCACATGTTCCCGACGTCCGCGGTGTTCCGCGCCGGGCTCGCCGCCTACACGAAGCTCTTCGCCGGGGCGTACGCAGCCGACAACGTGCGCATCAACAACGTGCTGCCGGGCTGGATCGACAGCCTCCCGGCGACCGAGGAGCGAGCGCAGAGCGTGCCGATGCAGCGCTATGGCACCAGCGAGGAGGTCGCGGCCGCGATCGCCTTCCTGGCCTCGGGTGAGTCGTCGTACATCACGGGGCAGAGCCTCCGCGTCGACGGCGGGGTCGTCCGCGCGCTCTGA
- a CDS encoding EamA family transporter produces the protein MAAMTNDARADVGVGLAFALASATAFGLSGSFARGLLDAGWSAGAVVLVRLTLGALVVLPLAARALRGRWGALRKQWRFVLAFGAVPVAGAQFGYFSAVQRMDVGPALLIEYTAPAAVVLWLWLRNGERPGRLTVAGALLAAVGLVLVLDLLSGADLAPLGVFWALFAMVGAATYFVLAAKPHADLPPVALAGVGLAAGALVLAVLGVVGLLPMHANTDSPAYSGTEVAWWLPLLGLGVVTAGFAYCTGIAASRRLGSRLSSFVALLEVVAGVTFAWLLLDQLPGPLQLVGGVLIIAGVVVVKLGERPPAERPTAAPSMKLQPLAQESA, from the coding sequence ATGGCCGCGATGACGAATGACGCACGTGCCGATGTCGGCGTAGGGCTGGCGTTCGCCCTCGCCTCGGCGACGGCGTTCGGGCTCTCCGGCTCGTTCGCCCGGGGGTTGCTCGACGCCGGCTGGTCGGCGGGCGCGGTGGTGCTCGTGCGCCTCACGCTCGGCGCGCTCGTCGTCCTGCCGCTGGCGGCCCGGGCGCTGCGCGGTCGCTGGGGTGCGCTGCGCAAGCAGTGGCGGTTCGTGCTCGCGTTCGGCGCGGTCCCCGTCGCCGGCGCGCAGTTCGGTTACTTCTCGGCCGTCCAGCGGATGGACGTCGGCCCGGCGCTGCTGATCGAGTACACCGCCCCCGCGGCGGTCGTGCTCTGGCTGTGGCTGCGCAACGGCGAGCGTCCCGGCCGCCTGACGGTCGCCGGCGCGCTGCTGGCCGCCGTCGGCCTCGTCCTCGTCCTCGACCTGCTCTCGGGCGCCGACCTCGCGCCGCTCGGCGTCTTCTGGGCGCTGTTCGCGATGGTCGGGGCCGCCACCTACTTCGTGCTGGCGGCGAAGCCGCACGCGGACCTGCCCCCGGTCGCCCTGGCCGGGGTCGGGCTCGCGGCGGGCGCGCTCGTGCTCGCCGTCCTCGGCGTCGTCGGCCTGCTGCCCATGCACGCCAACACCGACTCCCCCGCCTACTCCGGCACCGAGGTCGCCTGGTGGCTGCCGCTGCTCGGCCTCGGCGTCGTCACGGCGGGCTTCGCCTACTGCACGGGCATCGCCGCGAGTCGCCGCCTCGGCTCGCGCCTGTCCTCGTTCGTCGCGCTGCTCGAGGTCGTCGCCGGCGTCACGTTCGCCTGGCTGCTGCTGGACCAGCTTCCCGGCCCGCTGCAGCTCGTCGGCGGCGTGCTGATCATCGCCGGCGTGGTCGTCGTCAAGCTCGGCGAGCGCCCGCCGGCCGAACGGCCCACGGCGGCGCCGTCCATGAAGCTTCAGCCGCTCGCTCAGGAGTCGGCGTAG
- a CDS encoding CGNR zinc finger domain-containing protein yields the protein MLFAYDTECSLRSAVALVNSGEEPDTLTTMEQLDAWYAEHEFTGRRDHDAAELDALRALRPTLRELLTAERDDAAELVNALLAEAQAVPQLRRHDGLDWHIHAVPSDAPLAHRVAVEAAMAMIDVIRSDELSRLTVCVDDRCECLVLDLSRNRSRRYCSTTCANRNAVAAYRARGRQSAG from the coding sequence GTGCTTTTTGCCTATGACACGGAATGCTCGCTGCGATCGGCGGTGGCCCTCGTCAACAGCGGCGAGGAGCCGGACACGCTGACCACGATGGAGCAGCTCGACGCGTGGTACGCGGAGCACGAGTTCACCGGCCGGCGTGACCACGACGCGGCCGAGCTGGATGCGCTGCGCGCGCTGCGACCCACGCTGCGCGAGCTGCTCACGGCCGAGCGCGACGACGCCGCGGAGCTCGTCAACGCGCTGCTCGCCGAGGCGCAGGCGGTGCCCCAGCTGCGCCGACACGACGGCTTGGACTGGCACATCCACGCCGTGCCGTCCGACGCGCCGCTCGCCCACCGCGTGGCGGTGGAGGCCGCGATGGCGATGATCGACGTGATCCGCTCGGACGAGCTCTCCCGGCTCACGGTGTGCGTCGACGACCGCTGCGAGTGCCTCGTGCTCGACCTCTCGCGCAACCGGTCCCGGCGCTACTGCAGCACCACGTGCGCGAACCGCAACGCGGTCGCCGCGTACCGCGCCCGCGGGCGCCAGAGCGCCGGCTAA
- a CDS encoding SDR family NAD(P)-dependent oxidoreductase: MNQDLTGRTALVTGATSGIGRAVALRLAAEGAEVIAVGRDAARGADTVAAIHAAHGRARFISADISDPDSVRALHAVAGEVDILVNNAGLAVWGPTADLAVDVFDALFATNVRGPFFLVAAFAPGMAVRGHGSIVNLGSMAGSVGLPGSAAYGATKAALESMTRAWATEYSPYGVRVNSVAPGPTYTGAASREVMDTYAPTLPLNRVADPDEIAEAVVFLASPRASYATGGTFAVDGGRTAA, translated from the coding sequence ATGAACCAGGACCTCACAGGACGTACCGCGCTCGTCACCGGCGCCACCTCCGGCATCGGCCGGGCGGTGGCGCTCCGGCTCGCGGCCGAGGGCGCGGAGGTGATCGCGGTCGGCCGGGACGCGGCGCGCGGCGCGGACACCGTCGCCGCGATCCACGCCGCCCACGGCCGCGCGCGCTTCATCAGCGCCGACATCAGCGACCCCGACAGCGTCCGCGCGCTGCATGCGGTGGCCGGCGAGGTCGACATCCTCGTCAACAACGCCGGCCTCGCCGTCTGGGGCCCGACCGCCGACCTCGCCGTCGACGTGTTCGACGCGCTGTTCGCCACGAACGTGCGCGGGCCGTTCTTCCTCGTCGCCGCCTTCGCGCCCGGGATGGCCGTGCGCGGCCACGGCAGCATCGTCAACCTCGGGTCGATGGCCGGCAGCGTAGGCCTCCCCGGATCAGCCGCCTACGGCGCGACCAAGGCCGCGCTGGAGTCGATGACCCGCGCCTGGGCGACCGAGTACAGCCCCTACGGCGTGCGCGTGAACAGCGTCGCACCCGGGCCGACCTACACGGGCGCCGCCTCGCGTGAGGTGATGGACACCTACGCGCCGACGCTGCCGCTCAACCGCGTCGCCGACCCCGACGAGATCGCCGAGGCCGTCGTGTTCCTCGCCTCGCCGCGCGCGAGCTACGCGACGGGCGGCACGTTCGCGGTCGACGGCGGGCGCACGGCGGCCTAG
- a CDS encoding aldo/keto reductase has translation MEYRPLGRTGVHVSQLCLGAMMFGAFGNADHDDSIRIIHTALDAGINFIDTADFYSAGESEEIVAKALAGGRRDDVVLATKVGLPFGENVNHRGTSRRWVTESVERSLRRLGTDWIDLYQVHRLDPTTDLDETLGVLSDLVHAGKIRAFGASTVPASQIVEAQWVAERRGLERFRTEQPPYSLLNRGIEHDVLPTTLRHGMGVLTWSPLAGGWLSGRYRKGVEIEGPTAAARQRFAALYDTTAAANAAKLDAADALGALADEAGITLIQLAIAFVVRHPAVTSAIIGPRTLAHLESYLAADGVELSDDLLDRIDAIVPPGVTLNVADSAWTMPTAAERRR, from the coding sequence ATGGAGTACCGCCCCCTCGGACGCACCGGCGTCCATGTGAGCCAGCTGTGCCTCGGCGCGATGATGTTCGGCGCGTTCGGCAACGCGGATCACGACGACTCGATCCGGATCATCCACACGGCGCTGGACGCCGGCATCAACTTCATCGACACCGCCGACTTCTACTCGGCGGGCGAGTCGGAGGAGATCGTCGCCAAGGCGCTCGCCGGCGGACGGCGCGACGACGTCGTGCTCGCCACCAAGGTCGGGCTGCCGTTCGGCGAGAACGTGAACCATCGCGGCACGTCGCGGCGGTGGGTCACGGAGTCGGTCGAGCGGTCGCTGCGGCGGCTCGGCACCGACTGGATCGACCTGTACCAGGTGCACCGCCTGGACCCGACCACCGACCTGGACGAGACGCTCGGCGTGCTGTCGGACCTGGTGCACGCGGGCAAGATCCGGGCGTTCGGCGCCTCCACGGTGCCGGCGTCGCAGATCGTCGAGGCGCAGTGGGTCGCGGAGCGGCGCGGCCTCGAGCGCTTCCGCACGGAGCAGCCGCCGTACTCGCTGCTCAACCGCGGGATCGAGCACGACGTCCTGCCGACCACGCTGCGGCACGGGATGGGCGTGCTGACGTGGAGCCCGCTCGCCGGTGGCTGGCTGTCCGGGCGCTACCGCAAGGGCGTCGAGATCGAGGGCCCGACCGCGGCCGCGCGCCAGCGGTTCGCCGCGCTCTACGACACGACCGCCGCCGCCAACGCGGCCAAGCTCGACGCCGCCGACGCGCTCGGCGCGCTGGCCGACGAGGCCGGGATCACGCTGATCCAGCTGGCGATCGCGTTCGTCGTGCGCCACCCGGCGGTGACGTCGGCGATCATCGGGCCGCGCACGCTCGCGCACCTCGAGTCCTACCTCGCGGCGGACGGCGTCGAGCTGTCGGATGACCTGCTGGACCGGATCGACGCGATCGTCCCGCCGGGCGTCACGCTCAACGTGGCCGACAGCGCCTGGACGATGCCGACGGCCGCGGAGCGCCGGCGCTAG
- a CDS encoding HD-GYP domain-containing protein, producing the protein MSLRRTWPSVAALAAAALVPVVVYLAGAGVMVHVPMPVHLVVVTAAGLLAGAAAVAMSVVGVRLNDGRAVLLGFAFSVMALLLVLHALATPGVLVGDNGLVQAAGALNIPIGGLILCASALPGLRRPLNARRLLRLQTATLTVMALVGVTALVVPGMIPAVPRPGTTVATAVFLLSAPMLALLAHRAARTFLLTRRRADALVAFGVVLLAGGEFGLLRYGMMDLGWWSAHALEVAGIGLVGVPAALDLRHATASRPLVGDLRAEHVVADEEAFLGGRVHALLARLADKDGSTEGHTRRVATLAVQIGEQLGLPAHRLRLLALGGLLHDMGKLTIPDEILNKPGKLTDAEFDVIKGHPAAGRELLTELGSFPPLVLDLVESHHERLDGRGYPNHAPAAQLEVEVRILTVADVYDALTADRVYREAWPMERALSILDEDTGTAFDGECVKALKAVVAPEQDAVSWRASLAAAAAEAATPRPRAPRTV; encoded by the coding sequence ATGTCTCTTCGTCGCACCTGGCCGAGCGTCGCGGCGCTCGCCGCCGCCGCCCTCGTCCCGGTCGTCGTCTACCTCGCCGGCGCGGGCGTGATGGTCCACGTGCCGATGCCGGTCCACCTCGTGGTGGTCACGGCCGCGGGCCTGTTGGCCGGCGCGGCCGCGGTCGCCATGTCGGTGGTCGGCGTGCGGCTCAACGACGGCCGGGCCGTGCTGCTCGGCTTCGCGTTCTCGGTGATGGCGCTGCTGCTCGTGCTGCACGCGCTCGCCACCCCTGGCGTGCTGGTCGGCGACAACGGCCTGGTGCAGGCGGCGGGTGCGTTGAACATCCCGATCGGCGGGCTGATCCTGTGCGCCTCGGCGCTGCCCGGCCTGCGGCGGCCGCTCAACGCGCGCCGGCTGCTGCGCCTGCAGACCGCGACGCTGACCGTGATGGCGCTGGTCGGCGTGACCGCGCTCGTCGTGCCCGGCATGATCCCGGCCGTCCCGCGCCCCGGCACGACCGTCGCCACCGCCGTCTTCCTCCTGAGCGCCCCGATGCTCGCGCTGCTCGCCCACCGGGCCGCGCGCACGTTCCTGCTCACCCGCCGCCGCGCGGACGCGCTCGTCGCGTTCGGCGTCGTGCTGCTCGCGGGCGGCGAGTTCGGCCTGCTGCGCTACGGGATGATGGACCTCGGCTGGTGGTCGGCGCACGCGCTCGAGGTCGCGGGCATCGGCCTCGTCGGCGTGCCCGCGGCCCTCGACCTGCGCCACGCGACCGCCTCCCGCCCGCTCGTGGGCGACCTGCGCGCCGAGCACGTCGTCGCCGACGAGGAGGCGTTCCTCGGCGGCCGCGTGCACGCCCTGCTCGCGCGCCTGGCCGACAAGGACGGCTCGACCGAGGGCCATACGCGCCGCGTCGCGACCCTCGCCGTGCAGATCGGCGAGCAGCTCGGCCTGCCCGCGCACCGCCTGCGCCTGCTGGCGCTCGGCGGCCTCCTGCACGACATGGGCAAGCTGACGATCCCGGACGAGATCCTCAACAAGCCCGGCAAGCTGACCGACGCCGAGTTCGATGTCATCAAGGGCCACCCGGCGGCCGGCCGCGAGCTGCTGACCGAGCTCGGCAGCTTCCCGCCGCTCGTGCTCGACCTCGTCGAGAGCCACCACGAGCGCCTCGACGGCCGCGGCTACCCCAACCACGCACCCGCCGCGCAGCTCGAGGTCGAGGTCCGCATCCTCACCGTCGCCGACGTCTACGACGCGCTCACCGCCGACCGCGTGTACCGCGAGGCGTGGCCGATGGAGCGCGCGCTGTCGATCCTCGACGAGGACACCGGCACCGCGTTCGACGGCGAATGCGTGAAGGCGCTCAAGGCCGTCGTCGCGCCCGAGCAGGACGCGGTCAGCTGGCGCGCCTCGCTCGCCGCCGCCGCCGCCGAGGCGGCCACGCCGCGCCCGCGCGCGCCGCGGACGGTCTAA